Proteins from one Triticum aestivum cultivar Chinese Spring chromosome 7A, IWGSC CS RefSeq v2.1, whole genome shotgun sequence genomic window:
- the LOC123151796 gene encoding uncharacterized protein — protein sequence MLEAAAIPELWSTVHGWFTPWVLFIVLNLVVLTIFVTSMATAPAEGGEGTAPGADGERRNLAVRPSMELDRHRSPNLPRFTAPASEAPATGVLDLGQPDDQPPALEMEPENPGEREHARMERSMSEAAVEAELPRRPARLRKSASDKSAFAHVVAKKDIEVMEVRRPATTRDAERGRPLVAKAEEPASEEEIQEAGSEVDARADEFINKFHHQLKQQRIDSFRRSRNALHRRRASVVPEAR from the coding sequence ATGCTGGAGGCGGCGGCGATCCCTGAGCTGTGGAGCACCGTGCACGGGTGGTTCACCCCATGGGTGCTGTTCATCGTGCTCAACCTCGTCGTCCTCACCATCTTCGTCACCTCCATGGCCACGGCCCCGGCGGAGGGCGGAGAAGGGACTGCGCCCGGTGCTGACGGCGAGAGGAGGAACCTCGCCGTCCGGCCGTCAATGGAGCTCGACCGGCACCGGTCGCCCAACCTGCCTCGCTTCACCGCCCCCGCCTCTGAGGCCCCGGCGACCGGAGTACTGGATCTGGGGCAGCCCGACGATCAGCCGCCGGCGCTCGAGATGGAGCCGGAGAATCCGGGTGAGCGCGAGCACGCGCGCATGGAGAGGAGCATGTCTGAGGCGGCCGTCGAGGCCGAGCtgccgcggcggccggcgaggctGCGCAAGTCGGCGAGCGACAAGTCGGCGTTCGCGCACGTCGTGGCCAAGAAGGACATCGAGGTGATGGAGGTGCGCAGGCCGGCGACGACGAGGGACGCGGAGCGCGGCCGCCCCCTGGTGGCGAAAGCGGAGGAGCCGGCGTCGGAGGAGGAGATCCAGGAGGCCGGCAGCGAGGTGGACGCCCGCGCGGACGAGTTCATCAACAAGTTCCACCACCAGCTGAAGCAGCAGCGCATCGACTCCTTCAGGCGCTCCCGGAATGCGCTCCACCGCCGCCGGGCGTCCGTGGTGCCAGAGGCGCGCTAG